One genomic window of Arachis hypogaea cultivar Tifrunner chromosome 8, arahy.Tifrunner.gnm2.J5K5, whole genome shotgun sequence includes the following:
- the LOC140174679 gene encoding uncharacterized protein translates to MARNKEFIDLKATSSKNLLRQFEAKRQKIVNERKQYEMQGAAPNDKEETMPRLDVVKSQKEFSATKGVKTSTSKKLDFTHLQSTLDTIRKRTDFKPKTLEVQPSLPAQQPENKKRKHHLTVTMAEKKKHEVQREPSTQGLNNSKLIKVGADELKRKLDAIRSMNNSVPTSVSQQQSWANSTQPTVNQGQQQIIQFTHDRTQKRQDDTTLPSSNTTPQAEDLMSEQDGSRKEKSKPRVRATTIDEFLKENGIVVEIDGLSSELSDDVGDNLPLDENYYSHVMEDIDDDEGKKFLSNFLYSFANHNA, encoded by the exons ATGGCAAG GAATAAAGAATTTATTGATCTTAAAGCAACATCAAGTAAGAATTTGCTTCGTCAATTTGAAGCCAAGAGACAAAAGATTGTAAATGAACGCAAGCAATATGAGATGCAAGGTGCAGCACCTAATGACAAGGAAGAAACTATGCCAAGGTTGGATGTAGTCAAAAGTCAAAAAGAGTTTAGTGCAACCAAAGGAGTGAAGACTTCTACGTCAAAAAAGCTAGATTTTACTCATTTACAAAGCACACTCGATACAATAAGAAAAAGGACTGATTTCAAGCCTAAAACCTTGGAAGTACAGCCGAGCCTTCCTGCGCAACagccagaaaataaaaaaagaaagcatCACTTGACTGTGACTATGGCTGAGAAAAAAAAGCATGAAGTGCAACGTGAACCGTCAACACAAGGCTTGAATAATTCTAAGCTTATAAAGGTGGGTGCAGATGAACTTAAAAGGAAGCTCGATGCAATTCGTAGTATGAATAATAGTGTGCCAACAAGTGTAAGCCAACAGCAGAGTTGGGCAAATTCTACTCAGCCTACAGTCAACCAAGGGCAGCAGCAGATCATTCAATTCACACATGATAGGACTCAAAAAAGACAAGATGACACTACTTTGCCTAGTTCAAACACTACCCCACAAGCTGAGGATTTAATGTCGGAGCAAGATGgatcaagaaaggaaaagagcaaGCCAAGGGTAAGGGCTACAACTATTGATGAATTCTTAAAAGAAAATGGGATAGTTGTAGAAATTGACGGACTAAGCTCTGAACTAAGTGATGATGTGGGAGATAACTTACCACTTGATGAAAATTATTATTCACATGTGATGGAGGACATTGATGATGACGAAGGTAAGAAATTtctatcaaattttttatattcttttgcaAATCATAATGCTTAA